A window of Palaemon carinicauda isolate YSFRI2023 chromosome 27, ASM3689809v2, whole genome shotgun sequence contains these coding sequences:
- the LOC137620455 gene encoding uncharacterized protein, giving the protein MAKRCTVRGCYSHGKEMHCQGLLQSWQRDALSGVVTVMAKRCTVRGCYSHGKEMHCQGLLQSLQRDALSGVVTVMAKRCTVRGCYSHGKEMHCQGLLQSWQRDALSGVVTVMAKRCTVRGCYSNGKEMHCQGLLQSWQRDALSGVVTVMAKRCTVRGCYWNKIN; this is encoded by the coding sequence ATGGCAAAGAGATGCACTGTCAGGGGTTGTTACAGTCATGGCAAAGAGATGCACTGTCAGGGGTTGTTACAGTCATGGCAAAGAGATGCACTGTCAGGGGTTGTTACAGTCATGGCAAAGAGATGCACTGTCAGGGGTTGTTACAGTCATGGCAAAGAGATGCACTGTCAGGGGTTGTTACAGTCATTGCAAAGAGATGCACTGTCAGGGGTTGTTACAGTCATGGCAAAGAGATGCACTGTCAGGGGTTGTTACAGTCATGGCAAAGAGATGCACTGTCAGGGGTTGTTACAGTCATGGCAAAGAGATGCACTGTCAGGGGTTGTTACAGTCATGGCAAAGAGATGCACTGTCAGGGGTTGTTACAGTAATGGCAAAGAGATGCACTGTCAGGGGTTGTTACAGTCATGGCAAAGAGATGCACTGTCAGGGGTTGTTACAGTAATGGCAAAGAGATGCACTGTCAGGGGTTGTTACTGGAACAAGATTAATTAA
- the LOC137620456 gene encoding uncharacterized protein, translating into MAADDLATRNPNYDTKFNVFPTLTASNPNYDTKFNVFPTLTARNPNYDTKFNVFPTLTARNPNYDTKFNVFPTLTARNPNYDTKFNVFPTLTARNPNYDTKFNVFPTLTARNPNYDTKFNVFPTLTARNPNYDTKFNVFPTLTARNPNYDTKFNVFPTLTARNPNYDTKFNVFPTLTARNPNYDTKFHVIPTLTARNLNYDTKFNVFPTLTARNLNYETKFNVFPTLTARNLNYDTK; encoded by the exons atggctgctgatgacttagcaa CCAGAAATCCAAACTATGACACGAAGTTCAATGTCTTCCCTACGCTCACAGCCAGTAATCCAAACTATGACACGAAGTTCAATGTCTTCCCTACGCTCACAGCCAGAAATCCAAACTATGACACGAAGTTCAATGTCTTCCCTACGCTCACAGCCAGAAATCCAAACTATGACACGAAGTTCAATGTCTTCCCTACGCTCACAGCCAGAAATCCAAACTATGACACGAAGTTCAATGTCTTCCCTACGCTCACAGCCAGAAATCCAAACTATGACACGAAGTTCAATGTCTTCCCTACGCTCACAGCCAGAAATCCAAACTATGACACGAAGTTCAATGTCTTCCCTACGCTCACAGCCAGAAATCCAAACTATGACACGAAGTTCAATGTCTTCCCTACGCTCACAGCCAGAAATCCAAACTATGACACGAAGTTCAATGTCTTCCCTACGCTCACAGCCAGAAATCCAAACTATGACACGAAGTTCAATGTCTTCCCTACGCTCACAGCCAGAAATCCAAACTATGACACGAAGTTCCATGTCATCCCTACGCTCACAGCCAGAAATCTAAACTATGACACGAAGTTCAATGTCTTCCCTACGCTCACAGCCAGAAATCTAAACTATGAAACGAAGTTCAATGTTTTCCCTACTCTCACAGCCAGAAATCTAAACTATGACACTAAGTAA